The proteins below are encoded in one region of Micromonospora yangpuensis:
- a CDS encoding beta-phosphoglucomutase family hydrolase — translation MLGLPAHVTACLFDLDGVLTQTALVHNAAWKQTFDAFLRAHSAATGEPYRPFDPGPDYHRYVDGRPRADGVRSFLASRGIVLPDGGPDDPPEAETVYGLGNRKNIVLKERIRTDGVQAYPGSVRYLKETVAAGLRRAVVSASANCQEVVAAAGLAPLLEARVDGVVARAEGLRGKPHPDTFLAGAKLLGVAPAHAAVFEDALAGVAAGRAGGFGYVIGVDRGGQADELRAHGADIVVDDLADLLDADRGDQR, via the coding sequence GTGCTGGGCCTACCTGCTCATGTGACCGCCTGCCTCTTCGACCTGGACGGTGTGCTGACACAGACCGCCCTGGTGCACAACGCCGCCTGGAAGCAGACCTTCGACGCGTTCCTGCGCGCCCACTCGGCAGCCACCGGTGAGCCGTACCGGCCCTTCGATCCCGGGCCGGACTACCACCGCTACGTCGACGGGCGACCGCGTGCCGACGGGGTGCGTTCCTTCCTCGCCTCCCGGGGCATCGTGCTGCCCGACGGTGGCCCGGACGACCCGCCGGAGGCGGAGACCGTGTACGGCCTGGGCAACCGCAAGAACATCGTCCTCAAGGAGCGGATCCGCACCGACGGGGTGCAGGCGTACCCCGGCTCGGTGCGGTACCTGAAGGAGACCGTCGCCGCCGGGCTGCGCCGGGCGGTCGTCTCGGCCAGCGCCAACTGCCAGGAGGTGGTCGCCGCCGCCGGCCTGGCACCGCTGCTCGAAGCGCGGGTGGACGGGGTGGTCGCCCGCGCCGAGGGGCTGCGCGGCAAGCCGCACCCGGACACCTTCCTGGCCGGCGCGAAGCTGCTCGGGGTCGCCCCGGCCCACGCCGCCGTCTTCGAGGACGCCCTCGCCGGGGTCGCCGCCGGTCGGGCCGGCGGATTCGGTTACGTGATCGGCGTCGACCGGGGCGGTCAGGCCGACGAACTACGGGCCCACGGCGCCGACATCGTCGTCGACGACCTCGCCGACCTACTCGACGCCGATCGGGGTGACCAGCGATGA